TATAACTTGTTATTTTTGGTAAACCATTCTCCAAATATTGACAATTACAGGCTTTAAAAATGTAAACTGTATTTGTTGTTTCAAGAGTTTTAGAGAAACAATGTCTAGTTCCTATTTTCAGTGCTGCTACCATTTTCTTGTTTTGTACTTGTATCTAAAATTTTGCCCTGGCCAGATGCTCTTGTTCAACTCCTTAGATATGAATAAGGTTCAAggaaaaaagacaaaagaaaatgtTTTAACTGATTTAGATTTCAGTTTGAAAAACTATATATGTTGAACTCATAACTCGTACGTTATGGTCATCAGGAGGCTGCTACTGCTAAATACATAGTACAACAATATTTGGCAGCATGTGGAGGGCAGGCGGCGTTAAATTCGCTAAATAGCATGTGTGCAGTAGGGCAGGTGAAGATGGATACATGGGACATCCATCAAAGTGGTGGTGACGCCAACTCGAAACGCCATTGTGAGGTTGGAGCCTTTGTGCTTTGGCAGAAGAACCCTGACCTGTGGGTTTTAGAATTGGTTGTTTCAGGTTGCAAGATAAGTGCAGGAAGTAATGGGAAGGTTGCTTGGAGTCAGTCTTCCTCTACTTCTAGTGCTTCAAAAGGTCCTCCAAGACCCCTTAGAAGGTTTTTCCAGGTATCCTTTTGCTGATGAAAGTGTTACATACACAGCATTTCTGTAATTAAATCATGCCTATAGTCTTTGCTTCAACAGAATGGAGACATAGTTGGTACAACCAAATGCAATGAAATGAGAATTCTTTAATATATTTCGGTTGCTTACCTAGAATGCATGCATAATTTTGATGGCAAAATAAATCATGTATCTTCTAATACATATTCATGACTTTTTGCATGCTCATCCAACTGCTTAAATTGACTTTAAGGGTCATTCAAATGCGAGTTTATGTATTTTGATGAACAGGGCTTGGACCCTAGATCAACGGCCAATTTGTTCTTGAATGCTATTTGCGTTGGAGAAAAGACTATTAAGGATGAAGAATGTTTTATTTTAAAACTAGAATCAAGCATAGACATGCTCAAGGCACAAAGTACGGCAAATACAGAAGTTGTCCATCACACAATATTGGGATACTTCAGCCAAAGGACAGGGCTTCTGATTCAATTTGAAGACACAAAATTAGTAAGATTGAAGTCACCAAAGGGGGATAGCAATGTCTTTTGGGAAACAAGTATGGAATCTATGCTTGAAGATTATAGATATATTGAAGGTATCAACATTGCTCACAGTGGGAAGACTGCAGCAACAATTTACAGATATGGAAAGAACATAGACTATAGAGCAAAGATTGAGGAGACTTGGATGATTGAAGAGATTGATTTCAATATATCTGATTTGCCAATGGACTGCTTCTTGCCTCCTGCTGAATTTGAAGAGCAAGGAATGGGTTGCTGATGTGAAAATTTTCCTTGTATATATATAGGCtagatctttttcttttcttgtcaaGAAGATTTCAGGTGTatatttatttttagtttttaacTCATGCACTCACTTAGGAGTCTCCCTCTCTCTCTATCACATAATTACTAGATTGTTTAATTTGGTACTTTTTTCCCCCTATTCTGATTAAGCTTTTCAAATTTTTGCTTTTCCgaagggagccttggcgtaactggtaaagttgctgacATGTTATCAGGAGGTCACGAGTTCAAGCCGTAGAAATAGCCTTTTGtataaatgcagggtaaggctgcgtacaataggcCCTTATAGTCCGAGCCTTTTCCTGATCTTGcgcatagcaggagcttagtgcaccagacTGCACTTTCGTCTGGTAGCATTACCATGTTATATTAGAGTTATATTGACCCACTGGTAACTCAGAGGTTTACTTAGTTGTTGGACTTTCTCTGTtcaactttttttattttttgaacttACAAGCATCCTTTTGCTTTTAATATCTCCCCCCTAATATGCTTCTTGCATCACATTTTATCCATTTTCTTCAAACCATAAAGATCTACTTCTACATTGACTTGTATGGGATCGATGAAAGTAAATCTTATAGTACTATAGTACTGGACCATATATAGGAAATCTAAGGCTTGTGAAAAAGTGATAAACTATACTAATGTAATGAGAACATTGTTATATGTATCCTCATTTTAACAGAAAATTTTCTAAACCCTCATCTCCCAAAATCAACTGAAAATTAAAGAGTTGATTCAAGATAAATTTGATATACTATAACTTGGGCAAAGTCCCCTGAACCAAAAAGGCTCGGATTCAGCTCGGCTTTGTGTTATATACTTGTATATTGTATTAGTGAGGTTGtttgagttcaccatggaatgAAGTGATAAGTATTTTTTCATCCTTAACCAGAGGTGTCGGGGTTCGAGATCCTGGTTATAGAGTCGCCTTTGTTAGGTAGCGCTTTACCCGCAATGTGGCGAGAATCCAGAATTAGTCGGGCCCCAATGTGAGTATCGGATACCGGATGAGAAAAAAAAGATTAGTTACCTTCTATaacaaaggttgataccttatttattttacacaaataccattttaaaaaattatattttatagctaccttttgattttttatagccaaatatttatttatggtcacctcctaTCCTTAAACCATAAAAtaagctttgtattatttttctctctcatatcCCCTCAAATTTCTCCTATTCCCTACTCCATATCTATTCTCACTCTCTTTGCTTCCCGATCTCATATCCTTTGTACAGCTTCAGGCGACAGACAAAAGTTAGAGGTTTCTGTACAATTTGAGGCAATAGAGATAGCGCCAATAAAGATGTTTCTGGACAGGTTGACCATTCGCCATACCCTGCCGAGTATGTACAAAAATATAGTACAGTTTCAGGAATACAAATAAATACTTAGCAAGAAAACAAAAATCATCATTCTTTTTAATGATAGATCCAGTGACCATCTATTGCTTGCTTTCACAAATCCTTTCCTTTCGTCAACAATGTTGTGGACTTGCAGATGAGACAATTGTTCTTGAACGAGACGACAATGTCGTCAACAATGTTGCTTCAACGAGACAacattagggttgttcttgaacaaagacgacggagttggggctaagcaacttgaattttctgttaatatatttcaatgtatttcacTGTATTTTATTGTAATCATTGTCTTttcttcattgtatttcaatgtatcttgttatattctatgtatttcattgtattcattgtatttttttcattgtatttcaatttatcctgctgtattctatgtatttcatcgtATTCACTGTAtcgctatattccatgaatgtattcatatatttttttacaacaacaacaacaacaacaaccaagtataatcccacttagtggggtctggggagggtagtgtgtacgcagaccttacccctaccctggggtagagaggctgtttccaaatagaccctcgacatctttccctccaagaacttcccaccttgctcttgggtagactcgaactcacaacctcttgattggaagtggaggttgcttaccatcagaacaACCCTTCTTGTCTGAAGatttattcatatatttttttaattaatataatttatctattcagatgtattatataatttctctgaagattgctatgtttttggggtatttttcggttaagaattttttttataactggaaatacaaattttgtgtgttataattgagtttgttgagttatattaggagtctattatgttaattgattcactttccgtttaaaaacagtgtaattcCCCGTTTCACGTCGTGAATATAattgaatacagtcgaatataataatctgtccagctgtaatcccatgttttacgccatgaatacagtcgaatacactcgaatacaacaagtgattagctggacttccctgattcacgtctatttttgctactgtattcatgaatacaacagcttaaatacatcttataacaacagaaaacgtatctacaatccgtaatataacaaatgatatctatagatagctaattaccactaaaaaatagtgctttatgaaaatttctaaaaaaaacaaaaaacatggAAGACTAGCTCAACTTGATTCAATGTGTAAGCCCATAAGATTAACATGAAATTGAAGCTTAAAATTATTCGCGAAAGTACGTTTTGTTCAAAATCTTGAAAATGCATTTATGTAAAATTACTTTTAGTTCCTTCGCAAAAAAGCATGGTAGTTatactccatccgtttcaatttatgtgaacctatttgactgggcacagagtttaagaaaaaatgaagatttttggaatttatgatcctaaacaag
The Nicotiana sylvestris chromosome 11, ASM39365v2, whole genome shotgun sequence DNA segment above includes these coding regions:
- the LOC104229135 gene encoding uncharacterized protein, whose amino-acid sequence is MRTLCPNLDKADGLETVLEVPIPEEMFNNMGSNGALQWRNMRNLMRAQSADRYSSSSHHAAVSSNDQFMFLFKIVGSALVPFQVQLDHIADNMPVRNGSMEAATAKYIVQQYLAACGGQAALNSLNSMCAVGQVKMDTWDIHQSGGDANSKRHCEVGAFVLWQKNPDLWVLELVVSGCKISAGSNGKVAWSQSSSTSSASKGPPRPLRRFFQGLDPRSTANLFLNAICVGEKTIKDEECFILKLESSIDMLKAQSTANTEVVHHTILGYFSQRTGLLIQFEDTKLVRLKSPKGDSNVFWETSMESMLEDYRYIEGINIAHSGKTAATIYRYGKNIDYRAKIEETWMIEEIDFNISDLPMDCFLPPAEFEEQGMGC